The genomic DNA GATAAAATCTGAAAGACCGTAAATTCCCTTTCTTTTTGATTTCGGGCAAATTGTATTTTAATCTGCAAAATTTAAGTTTACCGGAGTTCGTATGCCTAAGTATGTTTTCGTTACCGGCGGAGTCGTTTCTTCATTAGGAAAAGGGATAGTCGCCGCTTCAATCGGATTGTTGATTAAATCAAGAGGTTTAACCGTTGCGTATCAAAAGATGGATCCTTATCTGAATATAGATCCTGGAACCATGAATCCCATAGAGCACGGCGAAGTTTATGTAACCGAAGACGGTGCGGAAACCGATTTGGATTTGGGATATTATGAAAGATTTACCGGAGTGCGGACAAACAGAAATTCAAGTTTTAGCGCAGGAAAAATTTATGACATCATTCTAAAAAAAGAGCGTAAGGGCGGAGAATATTTCGGAAAAACCGTACAGGTTGTTCCGCATGTCGTAAACGAGATACAAAACGCGATTAGAAGCGTAGGAAATGAAAATATTGACGTCGTAATCGTGGAAATAGGCGGAACGGTCGGGGATATTGAAAGTTTTCCGTTTTTGGAAGCGTTGCGTTTATTTCGCCAAAAAGAAGGATACAAGAACGTGTATTTTGTCCATGTTTCGCTTGTACCTTATTTGCACAAAGCCGAAGAAATTAAAACAAAACCGACGCAACATTCGGTCGCGCGGCTTCGTGAAATAGGAATTATCCCGAATATGCTTGTTTGCCGAACGGAAATTCCCTTAGCAAAAGACGTTAAAGAAAAATTGGGAATGTTCTGCAACGTCGATGTGAACTGCGTCGTCGAATCGTTGGATTTTAAGCATACGATTTATGAGTGTCCGATTATGTTTTCGGAACAGGATGTCGACGTTCAAATTTTGGAACATTTCGGTTTAAAGTATGAAAATAAGAAAATTGACGAATGGTACAAATATATTAAAAATATAACCCAAGCCAAAAAGAAAATTACGATCGCCGTCGTAGGAAAATACACCCAGGTTCCCGACGCTTACAAGTCGATAAAAGAGTCCCTTGAGCATGCGGCGGCAATGCTTAACTCCAGAGTCGTCGTAAAATGGGTAAATTCGGAAACGCTTGAAACACAAGGAGTCGGCGATTTATCAAAAGCCGAAGAAATTCTAAAAGAGGCGCACGGCGTTTTAGTGCCGGGGGGGTTTGGCGACAGAGGAATCGAAGGAAAAATTATCGCCGCAAGATATTCCCGTGAAAGAAACGTACCGTTTTTAGGAATTTGCTTAGGAATGCAAATCACTGTCATAGAATATGCCAGAAACGTGCTTGGATATTCCGGCGCTTGCAGTCATGAAGTCGATGAAAACGGAGTTCATCGTATGATAGTTTTAATGGACTCGCAAAAACAAATCGTCGATAAAGGCGGAACGATGCGTTTGGGCGCATATTCCTGTAAACTGTTAAAAGATTCCTTGGCATATAAACTCTACGGTGAAGAAGAAATCAGCGAAAGACACAGACACCGTTACGAATTTAACAACGAATATCGTGAAGAATTAACTAAAAAAGGGTTAGTTTTTTCAGGACTTTCTCCCGACGAACAGCTTGTTGAAATCGTCGAATTAAAAAACCATCCGTTTTTTGTCGGAGTTCAGTTCCATCCCGAATTTAAATCCAGACCGATTAAACCGCACCCGCTTTTTATAGGATTTATCGAAGCGGCGTTAAAAAAGTAAAAACAAACTGAATTTTAATTATGATTTTCTGAAAATGTTCTGCATGTTTAAAGTTTTTTCAACTATGTTTTGCGATGGAAAATCGCGGAATCTGAAAATCTTCGCTTGTACTTTCTCGTCTATTTCATTTTCTATGTTTTTGTAAAGATTGGTATCGACTCCGACGATAAAATCGTAAATTTCGTGGTTTTTCAGGTCGTCTATCCGCTTGACGATTTGTGATTTGTGCCATTTATGAAACAGTTCGAGCTGAATTTTTTTCTTTGTTTTTTTATGAATAAACAAAAAATCGGGAACGATTATATTTTTTCCGTCAAGCGAAAACGGTTCGGCTTCGTCAGAAACTTCCCAAAATTCGCTTTTTTCTTCAAAGTTTTGCTTAAACGCCTCAAATTCTTTAGGGTAATAAGAAGCCAAAATTTCTTTTTTTACGATAAAATCCGAGTTAAGTAAAAACGAATATTTATTCGCGTCCATTTTAATGGCGGCAAACAATTTCCAGTCGTGAAGTTTACAAACGGTTTTAAAAAAATTTGCAATTTTCAGTCCGTATCCCGAAGAGTTTTCCAAAATACCGGCAGGTCCGTCGATAAAAATCGAATAAGCGCTCGGGGTTTTGGTAATCGTGCATAGAAGTTGATTAAATCGAATCTGCCGAAAAAAATACCGCATAACCGTTTTGTCTGTGTTTTCTATGTTTATAATTAGATTTTCGGCGTTTAAGAGCAATCCCTGAACTAAAGAAACGTTGTATTCGTCAATCAACTCTTCTTCGCTTTTTATTTCGCACGAAATCATTTTTTCACAGTCAGGGTGATCTCCGTAAACGTCTTTGATAAAATTTTCATCAAATTTTTGAGAAATTTCTTCAAACGAATTTCGCTTAGGCGATAAATAAAAAACTGCGGATTTTTCAAATATTTTTTCACGCAAAGAAACGTAATCGCAATCTTGACTTCTTTCAAAATTACAGTTGTCAAGCAAAATTTTATTCAATCCTTTGGCGGTTTTTGGCGAACGCATAGAGTTGATTATCGCATTTGCGTTTTGAAGAACTTCTTTCTTGGATAAGTTTTGTCCGCTTTCATAAACGGCGAATAATTGTTCACAGGCGCTTTTTACGTTCGGCGTTTTGAGATCTATAAACGACGGATTCACAGAGTCATTTTTTATCGTAAATCGAATTAAATCTTTCGTAAGCATTGTGTCTGCTTCTCCTTTCGCTCGTTGAAAATTCCGCCGTTCCTTTGCCTATCAATTCGTACAAAACGGCGATTTTATCGACGCTTGGGCGTAAAATTCTTCCAAGCCGCTGTACGTGTTCACGGATACTTCCGCTTCCGGAAACTATAATTCCTACGCTTGCTTCCGGAACATCGACCCCTTCGTTTAGAACCTTGCTTGTAACCAAAATAGGATACTTTTTTTCACGGAATCTTTCCAAAAAACTTTTACGTTCCTGCGGTTTCGTATTATGCGTAATCACCGGAAGATAAAACATGCGCCCGATTTTGTACGCGGTATCGTTGTCCGCCGTGAATATTATGCATTGTTCTCCCGCGTGTTTGTACAAAATCCGTTTAATTTCGGCGATTTTATTTTCGCAGATTTGAGGAATTTCTTTTTGCGTTTTATACGCTTCAAACGCTTTTTTGCCGTCTTTTGACGAAAAGCACGTTATAATAAATTTATTCCATCCGTCTTTTGACGAAAAATTTATACCCGTTTTGCGGATAAACGATAAATATCTTTGTCTTGATTCGTCGTATTTTCGCTGCTCGGCGGCCGTCAATTCGACGTTTATTCTTTCTACTTTGTAAGGTGCGAGAATGTTTTTTTCAAGTTCGTTAATTTGCGTGTGAAAAACTTTTTTCCCGATCAGTTCATAAAGCAAGAATTCGTTTTCCGATTCGGGAGTCGCGGTAAGCCCCAGCCTAAAAGGAGCGATACAAAATTGAGCCGCTTTTCTGTAAATTTCGCCGGTCAAATGATGGCATTCGTCGAAAATTACAAAACCGAATTTGTTTCCTATATACTCCATCATGACAGCCGCGGAATCGTAAGTGGAAACGGTTATTTTTTCTATGCTTTTCCGCCCGCCGCCCAAAATTCCTATCGGAATATTAAACGATTCTGAAAGTTGTCTTTCCCACTGACCTACCAAATCCAGGGTCGGAGCCAAAACGAGCGTATTTCTGCTTACGAGTGAAATCGCCAGCCGCGCTACAAGCGATTTTCCCGCTCCCGTAGGCATAACGATTACGCCTTTTGAATCGTTTCGCCGCCAAAATTCTATCGCTCGCTTCTGATGGGTACGCGGTTCAAGCGGATTTTTGAAAACAAAATTCTGTTTCTCGAAAAGTTTTGCATTGTCTTCAAATTCGATTTTTTCTCTGAAAAGTTCCATAACGATATCGCCGTAATTCATAGCGTAAGCGCGATAATTTTTTGTTCGGGAATCAAACGATAAATATTTTTGAATATTTTTTATCGGTTGCCGCGAAAGTGTTATGGTGCCGTTTTCAAAATTTATTTTTAAATTCTCCATAACGGTAAAAATATTATTTTACTGTAATAAAATAAAAAGGAATTGCTTGAATGGTAACGATTGTCGATTATGACGCCGGAAATTTAACCTCGGTTTATCGAGCGCTGAAACACATCGGCGTTTCTGCGCAAATTTCAAACGATCCGCAAAAAATCGCAAGCGCCGAAAGAATTATTTTTCCCGGCGTAGGACACGCAAAATCGGCTATGGCGTCGCTCAAACAAAAAGGAATCGACGCCGCGCTAAAAAACGCTTTCGATAAAAAAATTCCGATTTTGGGAATATGCCTCGGAACACAGATAATTCTTTCGCGTTCGCAGGAAGGCGGCGTAGATACGCTCGGTTTGATCGACGGCGAATGCGTAAAATTTAATTTGACCGACAAAACGCTTAAAATTCCGCACATGGGTTGGAATAATATTAAAATCCGGCAAAAACATTTTATATTAAAAGATTTACAGGATAACGACGAAATGTATTTCGTGCATTCGTACTATCCCGTTTTACCTCAAAAAAACGTTTACGCAGAAAGCGTTCACGGAATCAAGTTCGCTTGCGCCATAGGATGTAAAAATCTTTTCGCGGTTCAGTTTCATCCGGAAAAAAGCGGCGAATCGGGTCTTAAAATTCTTAAAAATTTTTCTCTTTGGAGCGGATAATTAAAATTTTTATTTTTTTTCATGCGGAGAAAACAAAAAAATAGTATATTATTTTATGTGGTTTTGGAATTATATTAAATTTTACAAAGGAGTTTTGTAATGGTGAAAAAGTTTTTAGCGCTCGCCTTGGCGGCGACTGCGATGGTGTGGGCGGCTGAACCGGTTATGGACGGGGGAAGTTTGATTGGAGATGAGGTAAATTGGGCAGGCTTAGCCGATAATTTTGGTTCTTCCGTTTCTATAACCAGCAAGAATCCATTAATAGCAAGTTTTGAATTGGTTAAATCTCTACCTAACAAAGAAGACACTACAGAGACAAATTGGGTATGGGCTGAAGTAAGCCCCGGCTATACAGCCGATTTTTCAAATTTGGAATCCATTGAAATTGAAGGAACTTTTAGTAAATCCACAAGATTAACACTTGTTGGTATTCCTACCGGTGTAGGTGCATTTATTAATGTATTGTCAGGAACTGTAAATAAAACGATAGAAATAAACACTACAAATTTCGCTCCGAGTTGGGGTTCGACAGAAAATGCTATTGATTTGTCAAAAATGACAGGCATCAGTTTTACCAGCGGTGGAGACGAAAATTGTATTTATGAAATCAACATAACTAAATTAATATTACACACCACAGGAGGCGATAATCCGGGTCCCGGCCCCGGTCCTGGTCCTGAACCGACTGCAGAATATATTGAGTTGATAAGCGATGACGAAGAAATGCAGGAAAATTGGGAAGTTATGGGTGCAAAACTTAATAATGAAGGCGATGACACAGAGAACCTTACAGAAGCGGACGGATTGGTTATAAATTCTTATTATCCGATATTGGAGGCAAAATTGCCTTTCGGTTCATCTAATGAAACAGACGACATTTGGGCATGGGTTTCTCTTTCCAGTTATATAGCGGAATCTTTAGAAGGATTGGACTCAATTATTATAGAATATGAAGCAGACGAAGATATGGCTGTTGTAATATCAATGCCCGGCGACCATGAATTTAGCGTTAAACTTTCAAAATCAAATGTAAAAAAGACAGTAACCGCTAAAATAGGCCAATTTAGTCTTCCGAGTTGGGATAAGTGGAGCGGTTCTCTTGACTTGACGAAAGCAGACGGGATTTCTTTTGCACCTCATGAAGACGTTGAAGGTAGTGATGGGAAAATTATAACGATTAAACTTCATTCCGTTAAAGTTTACGGAGTGGATGACGAAGGCGATGATCCGTATCCGAATTCAAAACCGAAAGGCGCCATTGCAAAATCGGCTAACATTGCGGTTACGGGAATTTCGGCGGGTAAATTAGGTTTGAACGTTCCATCGACAGGTAATTACTCAATCGCCGTTTACAGCGTTGACGGCAGAATGCTTGCGCAGACAAAAGCCAACCTTGTTAAAGGTATAAACACTTTGCCTATAAACAAGAATTTGGCGCACGGTATCGCCGTCGTCCGCGTTCAGGGAGCAAACACTACGCTGATTAAAAAGATTTCAATAAGATAATTGTTGAATTTTTGGAATTCTGCAAAGAGCGAAGATTTATCTTCGCTCTTTTTGTTTACCGAATTTTATTAAGCGCCTTCCCATTCCGATAAGATTTTCTGCGATTTTTTTACAAGAATATTTACCGTGTTTTTACGGTTTTTAAAAATACTTTTAACAAGATGCGGAATTTCTTCTAAAACACCGGGAAAAACCTGCGGCATTATTGTACCTATACTCAATGTTTGCGAACACCTTTTCGGAAAAATTTTAAGTAAAATCTTATAAAACAGGCGATAAAATCCGAATTTCTGAAAAAACGGCGTCAATAAAAACCAAAGAGAAATCTTCATAACGTGTAATAACGGACATATCCAAAAATTTATATCATATACGTTCGTTTTTTGTGAAAAAACAAAGGAAAAATAAAACCAAAGTAAAAAAATTCCATATCTCTTTAAAAATAAAAAAACAGATAAAACTTTTTGATCGGTTTTTTGCGAAATAAAAATAATTAACAAAAATAAAACGATATAAAAAACATAGTTTTCAAAAACGCAAGTCGTAACAAGCGTAAATAAAACCGCAAAAATTCCAAAACCGTTGTATTCGTTTTGAAAACCGCTTTCTCCAATATCTTTTTTACCGTTAAAATTCAAAGAAACTTTATTTAATTCGTATGCCAAAAATCCCGTAATCGTTCCCGTTAATAACGAAGCGCCGGTAATTATCGGTAATTGCCAGCGCCATATAAAATTTCCGTTCATTAAAACATACAAAACGAACAACTGTGTAATATTATGAATAAGCGCGCAGAAAATTCCTATAACAATCATGCCGAATTTATTTGATTTTATCAATACGGCGCCGACGAATACGGAAGCTATTGCGGCAAAAGTTCCTAACAAAAACGGTAAAAACGAAAATCCGAAAAATAACATAAACACCCATTGACGAATAAAAATAAACGCGAGCGCGTCTAAAAACCCAAATTTATAAATCCAAACCATAACGACGGCGTGAAAAAGTCCGATTTTAAGCCAAGGTAAAACAGGAATCACAGGAAGAAATTTCTCTATTCCGGCAAGTAAAAACGCAATAACAAAAAGCGTTATTTTTTCATTTTTACTATCAGTAAGCATATACGTCTATTTTTGTTTTTTTCTTATGAATCAAAACCGCAACCTTGTTTGGAGCGCAAATAATTTGCCCGTCGCCGTCTATCGGTTTTGCGGCGACGCATATTTGATTAAGACAATTGCTTTTTATAATTTTTGCACTTTTGTTTTTAAATTCGATCTCGACGGAATTTACGGTTATTATCGTATCTTTTGTTATTGGAATTTCTATTTTTTTTTCGCCATAGTAAATTTCAAAATAATCGGATTCCTCTTTTTCAATATTGAAAAATAAAAAGAAACTTACCGCCGCGAAAATCAAAACTATAAAAAAATCGAACAAAGAAAACAATTTCATTGTTTATTCTTTATCAAGAAGCCGTTTTTCACACGCTAAGGCGGCTTTCGCTCCGTTTCCCGCAGCGATTATGGCTTGCCGATAATGCGGACTCATAACGTCTCCCGCCGCAAAAACGCCGTCAACGCTTGACATATTGTTTTTATCTGTAATAATATATCCGTTTTCGTCCAAATCTAAAAAATTTTTTAATAGTTTAGTGTTTGGAATATTGCCTATCGCTTCAAAACATCCGCTGACAGACAAGTCTGAAATTTCATCCGTATATACGTCCTTAATCTTCATTCCTTCAAGCAAATTTCCACCGTAAAATTCTACGGGTATTTTGTTATAAAGTATCTTAATTTTAGGATTTTTTATTAAATGTTTTTGCATAATTTTACTTGCGCGAAGTTTGTCTCTACGATGAATTAAATAAACTTCTTGTGCAAATTTCGTTAAATAAATCGCTTCTTCCGCCGCCGAATCGCCGCCGCCTATTACGGCGATGGTCTTATTTCTAAAAATAGGAAGCCCGCCGTCGCATACCGCACAAGCGGAAATTCCTTTCATCCAAAATTCTTCTTCGCTTTTTAATTCTAATCTGCGTACTTTTGTTCCGGTTGCGACTATAACCGCTTTTGCCGAATATTGGATTTCGTTACTGTCCGTTAAAATAAATTTGTTTTCAAATTTTTCCAATGAAATAACGTCAACCATAACGCATTTTACGCCGTTGTTTATCGCTTGCCGCCGAATCTCGTACATTAAAGTTTGTCCTTCGATCGCAGAAAATCCGGAAAAATTTTCAACCAAACTCGTTTTCATAAGTTGTCCGCCTGGTGTTCCGTCTGCGCTAAACCCTTCAAAAAGCAAAGGCTCAAGCATCGCCCGCGCTAAATAAATAGAAGCTGTATATCCCGCAGGACCGGATCCTATAACTATTACTTCTTTTTCAATCATTTTTTACCTTAACGAAACCGGCGTCTCTAAAATTTCTTTAAAAATCATCGCTTCTTTTAATGTTTTTTTATTAAGTAAAATAAGTTTATTTTTTTCAAAAATATCGGCGTTCTTTTCATTAAATTCTTTATTAAAAGAATCGTTTATCGTTTTTTTTGAATTTTCATTATTAAAATATTCTTGAATATTATAATACTTCTTTTCATCTGTTTTTCTATACGTCTTTTGACTATTACGAATTTGTTTGTGAACGTCGGAAATTTTCTTTCTTTGTTCGTTTTCTATCACGCGTTTAGGTAAATTTTTCTTTTTTAAAAAAAAATTTATGGACAATATTAATATAAAACCGATAAAATAAAAAAAATTCTCCATTACTCAACTTCTTTTTGTATCGGAATTATTTTCTTTGGCTATAGCCGAACGCATATTAGTATCGGCTTCAATATTTTTTATACGATTATAATCCATAATTCCTAAATTCCCGCTTCTAAAAGCCGCGGCTATAGCCATTGGAACTTCCGCTTCTTTTTCTACCACCAACGCTCGCATTTCTTGAACTTTAGCTAACATTTCCTGTTCTCTCGCCTGCGCCATCGCTCTCTTTTCTTCAGCCTTCGCCTGCGCTATTTTTTTATCCGCTTCCGCTCTGTCCGTTTCTAAAACGGCGCCTATATTTTTACCTACGTCGACATCCGCTATATCGATTGATAAAATTTCAAACGCGGTTCCCGAATCAAGACCTTTTTCAAGTACTCTTTTTGAAATCATATCGGGCATTTCTAATACCATTTTATGATTTTCGGCGGAACCTATCGTAGTAACGATTCCTTCACCTACACGCGCCAAAATTGTTTCCTGTCCCGCGCCTCCTACGAGTCTATCGATATTTGCACGAACCGTAATTCTGCTTGTAGCAAGCAATTGTATTCCGTCTTTCGCTACCGCGCTTACTTTCGGAGTTTCTATAACTTTAGGATTTACGCTCATTTGAACCGCTTCTAATACGTTTCTTCCGGCCAAATCAATAGCCGTAGCCCTTTCAAAACTTAAAACAATATTAGCCTTACTTGCGGCGACTAACGCTTGAATAACTCTTATCACGTTTCCTCCGGCTAAAAAATGCGCTTCCAATTGATCGCTGGTAATTTTTATATTAGCTTTTGTCGCCGTTATCATAGCGTCAACAATTAACTTTGCCGGAACTTTTCTAAATCCCATAAATACTATATTCAAAAGTCCGACGTTAGCGCCGCTTATCGTAGCCTGAAACCACAATCCAAACGGAGCGCCTATAAAAATCATAAATAAAATAAACAGAAAAATACCGACAATTATTATAATT from Chitinispirillales bacterium includes the following:
- a CDS encoding T9SS type A sorting domain-containing protein; translation: MVKKFLALALAATAMVWAAEPVMDGGSLIGDEVNWAGLADNFGSSVSITSKNPLIASFELVKSLPNKEDTTETNWVWAEVSPGYTADFSNLESIEIEGTFSKSTRLTLVGIPTGVGAFINVLSGTVNKTIEINTTNFAPSWGSTENAIDLSKMTGISFTSGGDENCIYEINITKLILHTTGGDNPGPGPGPGPEPTAEYIELISDDEEMQENWEVMGAKLNNEGDDTENLTEADGLVINSYYPILEAKLPFGSSNETDDIWAWVSLSSYIAESLEGLDSIIIEYEADEDMAVVISMPGDHEFSVKLSKSNVKKTVTAKIGQFSLPSWDKWSGSLDLTKADGISFAPHEDVEGSDGKIITIKLHSVKVYGVDDEGDDPYPNSKPKGAIAKSANIAVTGISAGKLGLNVPSTGNYSIAVYSVDGRMLAQTKANLVKGINTLPINKNLAHGIAVVRVQGANTTLIKKISIR
- a CDS encoding CTP synthase, whose protein sequence is MPKYVFVTGGVVSSLGKGIVAASIGLLIKSRGLTVAYQKMDPYLNIDPGTMNPIEHGEVYVTEDGAETDLDLGYYERFTGVRTNRNSSFSAGKIYDIILKKERKGGEYFGKTVQVVPHVVNEIQNAIRSVGNENIDVVIVEIGGTVGDIESFPFLEALRLFRQKEGYKNVYFVHVSLVPYLHKAEEIKTKPTQHSVARLREIGIIPNMLVCRTEIPLAKDVKEKLGMFCNVDVNCVVESLDFKHTIYECPIMFSEQDVDVQILEHFGLKYENKKIDEWYKYIKNITQAKKKITIAVVGKYTQVPDAYKSIKESLEHAAAMLNSRVVVKWVNSETLETQGVGDLSKAEEILKEAHGVLVPGGFGDRGIEGKIIAARYSRERNVPFLGICLGMQITVIEYARNVLGYSGACSHEVDENGVHRMIVLMDSQKQIVDKGGTMRLGAYSCKLLKDSLAYKLYGEEEISERHRHRYEFNNEYREELTKKGLVFSGLSPDEQLVEIVELKNHPFFVGVQFHPEFKSRPIKPHPLFIGFIEAALKK
- a CDS encoding DUF790 family protein, translated to MLTKDLIRFTIKNDSVNPSFIDLKTPNVKSACEQLFAVYESGQNLSKKEVLQNANAIINSMRSPKTAKGLNKILLDNCNFERSQDCDYVSLREKIFEKSAVFYLSPKRNSFEEISQKFDENFIKDVYGDHPDCEKMISCEIKSEEELIDEYNVSLVQGLLLNAENLIINIENTDKTVMRYFFRQIRFNQLLCTITKTPSAYSIFIDGPAGILENSSGYGLKIANFFKTVCKLHDWKLFAAIKMDANKYSFLLNSDFIVKKEILASYYPKEFEAFKQNFEEKSEFWEVSDEAEPFSLDGKNIIVPDFLFIHKKTKKKIQLELFHKWHKSQIVKRIDDLKNHEIYDFIVGVDTNLYKNIENEIDEKVQAKIFRFRDFPSQNIVEKTLNMQNIFRKS
- a CDS encoding NusG domain II-containing protein, with translation MKLFSLFDFFIVLIFAAVSFFLFFNIEKEESDYFEIYYGEKKIEIPITKDTIITVNSVEIEFKNKSAKIIKSNCLNQICVAAKPIDGDGQIICAPNKVAVLIHKKKTKIDVYAY
- the trxB gene encoding thioredoxin-disulfide reductase, whose product is MIEKEVIVIGSGPAGYTASIYLARAMLEPLLFEGFSADGTPGGQLMKTSLVENFSGFSAIEGQTLMYEIRRQAINNGVKCVMVDVISLEKFENKFILTDSNEIQYSAKAVIVATGTKVRRLELKSEEEFWMKGISACAVCDGGLPIFRNKTIAVIGGGDSAAEEAIYLTKFAQEVYLIHRRDKLRASKIMQKHLIKNPKIKILYNKIPVEFYGGNLLEGMKIKDVYTDEISDLSVSGCFEAIGNIPNTKLLKNFLDLDENGYIITDKNNMSSVDGVFAAGDVMSPHYRQAIIAAGNGAKAALACEKRLLDKE
- the hisH gene encoding imidazole glycerol phosphate synthase subunit HisH, whose translation is MVTIVDYDAGNLTSVYRALKHIGVSAQISNDPQKIASAERIIFPGVGHAKSAMASLKQKGIDAALKNAFDKKIPILGICLGTQIILSRSQEGGVDTLGLIDGECVKFNLTDKTLKIPHMGWNNIKIRQKHFILKDLQDNDEMYFVHSYYPVLPQKNVYAESVHGIKFACAIGCKNLFAVQFHPEKSGESGLKILKNFSLWSG
- the floA gene encoding flotillin-like protein FloA (flotillin-like protein involved in membrane lipid rafts), whose protein sequence is MDGIIIIVGIFLFILFMIFIGAPFGLWFQATISGANVGLLNIVFMGFRKVPAKLIVDAMITATKANIKITSDQLEAHFLAGGNVIRVIQALVAASKANIVLSFERATAIDLAGRNVLEAVQMSVNPKVIETPKVSAVAKDGIQLLATSRITVRANIDRLVGGAGQETILARVGEGIVTTIGSAENHKMVLEMPDMISKRVLEKGLDSGTAFEILSIDIADVDVGKNIGAVLETDRAEADKKIAQAKAEEKRAMAQAREQEMLAKVQEMRALVVEKEAEVPMAIAAAFRSGNLGIMDYNRIKNIEADTNMRSAIAKENNSDTKRS
- a CDS encoding DEAD/DEAH box helicase family protein — translated: MENLKINFENGTITLSRQPIKNIQKYLSFDSRTKNYRAYAMNYGDIVMELFREKIEFEDNAKLFEKQNFVFKNPLEPRTHQKRAIEFWRRNDSKGVIVMPTGAGKSLVARLAISLVSRNTLVLAPTLDLVGQWERQLSESFNIPIGILGGGRKSIEKITVSTYDSAAVMMEYIGNKFGFVIFDECHHLTGEIYRKAAQFCIAPFRLGLTATPESENEFLLYELIGKKVFHTQINELEKNILAPYKVERINVELTAAEQRKYDESRQRYLSFIRKTGINFSSKDGWNKFIITCFSSKDGKKAFEAYKTQKEIPQICENKIAEIKRILYKHAGEQCIIFTADNDTAYKIGRMFYLPVITHNTKPQERKSFLERFREKKYPILVTSKVLNEGVDVPEASVGIIVSGSGSIREHVQRLGRILRPSVDKIAVLYELIGKGTAEFSTSERRSRHNAYERFNSIYDKK
- a CDS encoding Gx transporter family protein, with translation MLTDSKNEKITLFVIAFLLAGIEKFLPVIPVLPWLKIGLFHAVVMVWIYKFGFLDALAFIFIRQWVFMLFFGFSFLPFLLGTFAAIASVFVGAVLIKSNKFGMIVIGIFCALIHNITQLFVLYVLMNGNFIWRWQLPIITGASLLTGTITGFLAYELNKVSLNFNGKKDIGESGFQNEYNGFGIFAVLFTLVTTCVFENYVFYIVLFLLIIFISQKTDQKVLSVFLFLKRYGIFLLWFYFSFVFSQKTNVYDINFWICPLLHVMKISLWFLLTPFFQKFGFYRLFYKILLKIFPKRCSQTLSIGTIMPQVFPGVLEEIPHLVKSIFKNRKNTVNILVKKSQKILSEWEGA